The genomic region ttttttgtagCTTTGCTTTTCTTTGCTATCCCCTTTCAtccaaaaagttaaaaaaaaaaaaccaaatttagCTAAAATATACAACAACTGAAAATACCCAAAAATTCAagataataattttcatcttttctcatacttttaaaattaaccctcaatATCATAAAGAAAAGCAAAATTGCCAAAAAAATAAGAGACTGAATTACAAAATATGTAAATGTTgaagattaatttttttttaaaatcaaaattaaattgacATAAATGATAAATAATTGATAAAGATCATTTTGTGACTTTTCATAGTTAGGAGTAACTAGTAGTATAGTTTACCCTTTTCGATTTAAGCCATTTTTGCTTACTTTGAGGCTTGAGCTAAGAGAGTGGAATAAGTTTTTGAACTTCATGCTTGTAGGTAGCTCAAAGAAGAGAGTGTTTATTGAATTATATGCTTTTCCTAAGGCTTACACCGACTTTACCGAATACGTTCATCAACGTTGCTTCGCCTATCGTCGACATCCCTTACCGTATTTTCTTCCTTGCAACTTTTATCGGACTTATCCCTGCTGCTTACATTACTGTCAAGGTATGTAACTATAGACTTCCATGTAAAAGTCGCAGTGAAAAACCATGGTGTTCTTGATTAATAACTCGAGCTTCACTGTTTTATCTGCAGGCTGGAATAGCTCTCGGCGAGTTACAATCGGTAGGGGACCTTTATGACTTCAAGTCAATCGCTACTCTTTTCATTATAGGAGTTGTTTCCGTCACACCTACGCTTATGAGCAAGACCAAATCGTAATGTTCGATCGACCATGCTTGCTTCTTGTACATGGTACTTCAATCTTCCAGGTAGTCATCAGTGTTGCTTTTTGTAATGCAATGTGCTTTGGTTAATGAAATTCACTGCCATACACCATGGTCATTTTCAGTCCATATGAGGAGAGGAACATGAGAAGAAATTAGGGAAAGGCTGTTACTTGTTTTGATTTCATTAGTGTTTTAGAAGCTGTATATCCTTTGAAGTTTTTTATTATTACCAATgaaacatctttctttctcagtgttTTGTCCTCCTTACGTTAGTAATCTCCCAACTAACTaatggtaaatttttttttgtcgttaactaattatgaaaagttacactaTGGTCAtccaactattcaattttgtctAACAAAggcaacttttaaaattaacataataataactttaacccttaattatttgatttttttggtCAACCGTCGTTAAATGACCGATAGAAAATTGACGAGGTAGCTTTTACATTGACATGATAACAACTTTAACCATCAACATGTATACATTGCTTCAATTtaatcttgattctaaaaaattGAACTTTCAACATTTACACATCGTGTAATTTGATCCCGAAATCCATGCATGTGTATGTATATATcttggtaaaagtaccatggaggcctTTGTACTAGGAgttgattgcattttgccccttaactaaaaaaataggtaaattagtccTTGTAAGTTAGATCAAATAGCAAATTagtcatttctattaaaaatttcattcattctaTTGTTAAAAGCTAGCGCGATTGACGAAATATCCTAACAGATAAACGTGACGTGCCTTTTGTATCTCATACAAACGTACATGGAcctttttaatagtaaaaatggatgaatttttttaaaaaaggatcaatttatTCTTTGATTTAACGCATATGactaatttatttacttttttagtAAAAAAGACAAAATGCACTCCAATTTTTGGTACAATGATctccataatatttttaattatctttCATACTTTTAGTAGTAgcactttaaaataaataataaaatgcttTATTATTTGGGTAAACTACATTGGTGGTCATCCAACTATGAATAAGTTTCCTTTTTATCACTCatctatgaaaagttacaaaatagtcattcaattactcaattttttttctttttagtcaCCCATTGTTAAATGATTAATGTAAAGATGACATGACAacttttaaaattgaaataataataaatttagctctcaatGTTTTCACATTGTGtcaatttagttttatttttaaaaaatttagccCACACATCACCTAATTTTATCTTCTCTTTTACATACAAAAtgtgtaaattaaaataaatacataaacacATTTAAAAAAATCCATTTATTTTTAAACTAGACAATCATAAATACATTTTTTTAAATTccttttattattaaactaaacaaTCTTCAAATATATTGGTTTCCTTGTACTTCAAATAACTAAAATTTGATATCTCTCaatgataattaattcattttttgTTAGTTTGAGTCGACCATCATTGATGAAGCAGATTAACACTCAAAATATTTTAACCAATTAGGCTTACAATTGGGTTGAATTAATGAAGcgtgtatttttttttttattctcaaGCAATTGAATcaactatttttcattttcaacATTTGGATCATTCTATTTCTTGTCGATGCTCATTTTTTCATTGAATCAATGCAGGGACAATGTCGAAAAGGGTTACAGAAAAGCAAAAGAGCAAAAGGATAaaattacacaatgtgtaaatATTGAGAGTTCAATTTTTTAGAATCAAAGATTAAATTGGCACAACTATAAATGTTAAGGGTTAAAGTTGttattatgccaattttaaaagtTACCACATCAATTTTCCATTAGTTATTTAACAGCGGgtgaacaaaaacaaaaaaaatcaaataattgaatgaccattttaaaactttttataaTTAAGAGACAAAAAAAATCTTCCTTATAGATAAGTAACTAGCAATGTTAATTACTcaatattttattactttttatattcaaatttgacatcaCCCATCTCATAAACCACTCTAATCATAAACCACTCTAATCCAACGTGCTCTAAATGAAACATATAAAAACCAATATCCTTCACGCTTTTAATAGTAGCACTAAAGGTGTTTGTCGACCGTGTCGGGTTAGGTTTAGTTCAAGTTTAagtatgatattaatatattttatatatacttgCTCAAGTTCGGTTTAGTTTAAAATACGAGTCTAAATTTTTTTGCAAACCCACTCATATTTTCAAAAGATTAACCCAAGTTTATTTTAGACCCgcccatattattttttaaaattatctatatgattttaagttaatatttaataattttatatttttatatagccatcttaacattattttaatgtttacattagagtagtgttatatatttagtataagtttaatttttaaaagtgttctcaattacataatatataaaaaatattataaacttaaaaacggGTCAGGTTGGACTCGAGCCTTGAATGTTCAAGCCTAAGCCCAACCCATATTTTAAACGGGTCTAATTTTTTTGTCTAAATCCTCCCAAATTTAGGACAAATCTATAAATCTGGACAAGTAACCCAACACATGAATAGATTAATTAATTAGCACTTTAAAATGAATATATTATTCAAATTTGACAAGGGTCAATTCTTAAACCACTTTATTCCAATATACTTAGAttacatttttattataatacaagTTCAAATTTACACATTCACGTATATAGATTACACTATTATATAAGTGATACTATAAATTAAACTTGGATCTCGAAtataaatcaactcattttactTAATGGACCTATGAGTACTCAGGTTGATAATACATTTTTATTAAAACCCATAAATGGGAGAAACATAAATTTATTGATCACACTCCATGATCGGCATTAAGATTAGTACAAATTCATTGGGGGGACAATAATGGTGCCAGTTTCCAACATCTGCAGGAAATGTTGAATTGATTCTTGACTCACATTAAAGCTCATTTGCGATATTGATGGAATCGTTTTCAAAATCGAATTTTTACCGGCTATTTCTCCCGTTACCGCTCTGCAAATCAATTAAAAAAGAaactaattatatatatgaaaaatataaatatattaaggaTCATATAGAACTGGATAGGAATGGATATTGTCAAGTGCTCCACAACTGAACTTGCCATCCACCCTAACTTCGATACATCATTATTACCTTGGATGCATCTATTTTTGTCTCgtcttattttattttgattttttttttatgaaagaaaTATAGAATACATACAATTTTGTCATACATCAAATACATTATATAAAAGTAAGATGataattttacttttttaatagttattatatataaatttttttgaagtaatagttatatatacatataagacAGAAGAATTTAAGGTTTACCAtgcaaatttatttattttttactttttaataatAAGGGTTTAGAGACCGATTAAGTCTTAATTCAATTGGTCTGGTGTTGTTACCAATACGAGAAGACGTGAATTTGAGTGCGCTGAATCACATTGTCCTTTTATTTATGGATTAGGAAGGGGTTATAGGTAATTCTAAGCATTATATCAAATAGATCAAATATAATTAGaacttataatgagattgttcaaaATAATAGAttgttcaaaataataataatactaaaaggGTAATAATAAGGGTTTAAAGTGAAATGATAATTTCATGTATTAGGATAAAATGAGCCAGGGTCAAGGGTGACGTCAGAAAGGGTAGGTAGAGTTTTGGACTCtcctaaaatgagaaatttgtaatttagactctaaaatttataaaattataagttaatgaataataaaattacaatttgatcccttaaaatgatgaaaatttgtTTGGGtcctttaaaaaaattataaaatagtaaaACTACATTTTACccctcataaaaatatataactaaatTTTGACCTTACCAAAAAAATTTATGACTTCATCCCTGATCAAAGCAAGCAATTATTAGAGCTGTTTCATACTCTGCCATCCAAAAAAACCACCACCCCGCCCAGAAGCCGGGTTTTGTCATCCCtaaaacatacatatatatatagatataactaattataaaagaaataaaataatttgcTTACCTTGTAGATGTTACAATTGAGACCAATTCTATGCCTTGTTCATCAGCAGATACAACAACCGCGAACAACTTCGGCACCACAAATAATTGACTAGTTTCcactttagtgttcaacacaagcTTGCCATTGATACCCACAATTTGCACTTCACCACTTCCTTTCGCGATGTAGCAAACTTGTGGCTCCGTTGCGTACGACGGTGCCCTGGTGGCGCAGCTTTCAAGCACCAAGCGACTAACATCAATCCCCACTTGTTCAAGCAAAGGAAACTCCGTACCCTTTATGGTAGTCAATTTGCCACCATTGTCGACTTCAACGTCGGGTTGTGAAGCATCCATGTTGTGGATCAAAATATTTGATACCTCCTCGTTCGGGATTGGGATTTTTCGTGCTTCTTCTTCACTAAGCTTGATAAGCAACACGCCCTTTTGGCTGCCAACAAGGTTTTTAGCCTTGTCGGCAttgatttggtaagttttggcaaTGAATTCGGGGGAGAAAGCCCGTAAGTGACCTTGTTGTCCGGTTAATAAGAAATAGGTGATTTCTCCGGCGACATAGGCCTTGGTTGCATCAGCCATGAATATTACAACCACATCTGAATCTCCATAGTTGTACCATGATGAAACTGATCCACAGGGAATTGGTAAAACATCCCCTTTTTTAACACCTATGAAACCCATGTTTTCCTTTGTGTTAATGCCTGGTATTCTTAATGCAACTCCACATTTACCTAAAGATAAATCAAAAGTAATGTCAATATTGTAAGAACCGGATTGATGGTTGAATTCATTAGATTATCAATTTCTGACTCAATCAATTTGACACTAAGttcaacaataattaaataaataactacAAAAATTATAGCAACTAGTTTAATTGtcaattttcatttcaatttctaattttatcagTTGAGAGAGGTTCACTCAGAAATTTATTCAATCTCTTTATCTGGATTCATATACCAACCAGTTTCTAATCTGACTACCCGATCGGTAAGAGATCGGTAAATAGATTAGTGAATGCATTATACCGCATATGGCTTAACAGGGATGAAGAGCTTTAGTTTGGACTTGATATTTAAACCAAACTTTATGCTTTTGTAATTGTGGATAATACTTGATTTATTGGCCGCAACAGTTCACATAgtcattttaattatataaaagatCCTTTTACTACACATTTTGATAGATTTAGTTCTActgtaattttatctttttttgtcctatacttttttaaaatttttattttcaatttcagTCCTCGGGCAAACTTTTCCTCATTGATTCAACCAAATAAATTGATCTAGCTTTTATGTGAACATATTGTAATGTGAcattcatactttaattttttttgcaGCTGGACAAAtatcatttcttttttctttttgtcttCCTTTAAATTATGAAAAGAAATGCAAAGATATATATATGCCATGTCattgcatttaaaaaaaaaaaagctt from Gossypium arboreum isolate Shixiya-1 chromosome 1, ASM2569848v2, whole genome shotgun sequence harbors:
- the LOC108481775 gene encoding cocosin 1-like; this encodes MGFIGVKKGDVLPIPCGSVSSWYNYGDSDVVVIFMADATKAYVAGEITYFLLTGQQGHLRAFSPEFIAKTYQINADKAKNLVGSQKGVLLIKLSEEEARKIPIPNEEVSNILIHNMDASQPDVEVDNGGKLTTIKGTEFPLLEQVGIDVSRLVLESCATRAPSYATEPQVCYIAKGSGEVQIVGINGKLVLNTKVETSQLFVVPKLFAVVVSADEQGIELVSIVTSTRAVTGEIAGKNSILKTIPSISQMSFNVSQESIQHFLQMLETGTIIVPPMNLY